Within the Eucalyptus grandis isolate ANBG69807.140 chromosome 1, ASM1654582v1, whole genome shotgun sequence genome, the region GGTGTTAATATGGGATGTTGGCACCGCCGGATTGCGGCCAGAAAATGCCGGGGAGGTGGAGCCGGAGATGTGGTTCGGGTCAGTGGCCGAGATCAACAACGTGCGCTGGTCTCCGGTTGAGTTGGACTGGATCGCCATTACTTTCCTGAATAAGCTGCAGCTTCTCAGAGTTTGAAGCTGATAATTTGTACGTCGAgagaagttttttcttttcaagtagtTGTAACTACTACATGTCTAATCTTAACCAAAAAAACTACTACATGTCTAAGTCAAACATGAGTGTAAACTTAACCTGCACGCTAGCGGAGGCTTACCACTGACAATACGGGCATTGGAATTTTATGGTATTATTAACTGTACATGAAGTCAAGAGGAATcaagaaaattaggaattaaatCTCACGgacaaaaatattgaaaaatgtgCGTGACACGGTAAACCAATTTCAAATATGTACTCTACTTGTTTGTCGGTAGTGACAAATAAGGCCATGCTTGGTGAGCAAAATAATAATTGTGATAGGATAAATTATATCCTATCATGTGTTTGAATGTTGTCCAAGATAGGacaaaatagaataaaagagGGACATGGCCTAAATAAAAGTATTCTATATAGAGGGTAGGTTAAAAAGTTGATAGAATTTCTTATGTCCATGatataaaagttatttcttgAAAATCTTAATCTCTCATTCTCCTTTTCCTCTGTAATTCTCTAGCTCACGTTGAAACTCCGTGAAAATGGTGAGAGAGTGTAAGCATTATACTTTTCGGATTCGTAAAAGATCGATGATCATGCTTTTCTCACTGTCTAgtgatttgatttctttaattttatacTACACTAATTAACTTATTGGCATCCATGTCGTACCGATGCTTTGTCTCTCttactagatctggaattctcTAGTCGATGATACTGATGTGGCTGGTTAACATCTATTGCCGTAGTAATTTTTATGGCTTTGCAATGCTGCAAGAAGCTCCCTTGTTATTTGAGGTTTTGAACATTAAATTGTTGGCTGAGATTGTGTACTTAGCTGGCGTTGGAAGTAAGTTTTCCATAGTTGAGAGAGGTGAGAACAAGTCGGCAATAATCATGGTTTGATCGTTTGAAGTTGTCTCTGTTTGTGCATTTCATGTTTTTTAGAAGTGAATCATGAGAGAATTGAGTATAGATATGGTTTCGGAAAACATACAAAATTGCGGGAGACATCAAGCTCTTCAGGGACTTCAACCATTTCACATTTGGGGCCATTTTCAGTGAGATTCTGTGAGATTCTTCCCATTTTATTTCTAGCCCTGCATTATTAACTTCTCAATTAGCTTCGCTAGTTTTAAAAAAGTTTGATCGTGGGGGTTTGGACAATTTTGGTGTTATCTCACCCGTAGTTTTTcttatttgtgttttttattttcaccCTCCATAGATTTGGATCACGATGATAACgaagaaatttttaatattctaaTGTTAGAGGAGATGaactaataaatatttattCCCCTTACTGGTCCACTGGGCTTCTCCGCCATGAACCCAACGAGCCTCTCTTGACTCCCGGACAAGCTTGGttgaatataagaaaatacaataaatttctTATCCAAATCCAAATTATGTCTTGCACTAGAAATAATTTGAAAGGTCATACTTGGCATCTcgtgaataattttaaatagaCCCTTACCTTAAGCACATAAAAGCACTAATTAagcttttacccaaaaaaaaaaaaaaaaaaaaagaaaatttcttacaTTAGCAAAAGCGTATTTGCTTGTTTGTTTAGGATgaagtttatttaaaaaacactTTTTTACTTTCTCGTAAAAGTGTCAaagattatttcaatttaaggaaaatatgaaattcccATATGAACGTATAGTCAATGTTTATAGatcaggaaaaaaatttcaagtgtgtaaagtaaaatattaaaggagaaaagaaaggcaaagTGCGTCCctcataaaatccaaaattaggcaataaataaaattacatcAGTTAACCACGAAACGCTTTTACCTTTCTTGTactgtgaaaaaaaaaaaaaaaaaaaagagggaaaaatctCCACCCGCAGACCacctttctccctctcttctgcGGCAGTCGCCATTGCAATACTGAAAAAAGTCCACACGAAATCGAGCAATTCGCACTCCGCAATTCGATCGAATTAGCACCTCTTCAACTGCCGATTCAATTCGCGAGCTTGATTTCCTGCTCGGGCACATATCGATCATGGCGATGACTATCCAAGGTTCgatttttcttgcttcatcttcctcctcgtcctcctcttccttttggGATTGTCCCTTTCTTGCCCTAGACGCCGAAATTCCCGCTCCCCATCGGCTTCTCAGTGAAGTAGAGAGCGAAAGGTTCGAAATTGGGATGTGGGCAGTGCTTGAAACTCCCGCTGAGCTCGAACCTGGGTTTGTGGTTCTCGTGGGTTGAGCTCAGCGACTTCGTCCAATCCCTGAAGGCTAGTCTTTTTCCGAACTGATTTTGAGGTgcccttttccccttttttttcgtGGGTGGAAGATTGGAAGCGCTCTGCGGTTCTGTTTACCCCCTTTAGATGCAGTTCAGTTTGATGGAGGATGAAAGCTTGATGCTTTCTAATATGTAAATTCAGTTTAGGTTGATGGGTCGTTGCTGTTACTTGATTTGGGCCGTGCTTGATTTGACCATGGAAATGCACGAGGTGCTTCGATGGCAAACCGAAAACGAAATGAGGTTTGAAGGGCGTGATGAGCTGCTCGGAAAGGGTTTAGTGTCGCTTGAGGCAATCGGATGATTGCTAGAATGTTTGGCAgagtagaaaaaaatttgtcGTGGCTAGCAATGTATTTAATCGCGTTGAAGATTGTCTCCACTCTGTTGATCATTTCGTTTTAGGTTTGGCTCAAGAATCTTTGTTACTTCTTTGCTCATATACTGATTGTGTTCTTTTGCTTTGCCCTGCTGTCACGGGATTCCTGGCGGCCATTTTTTCCACAGTGTAAGTTGCAAAGTCacatttcatttccttttgaaGAAAATGCCATTGTCATTTTATCTGTGATGCAACTCAGTGAAATTTAATGTCTAAAGCAAGATTTCCTTGTGTGCAGTCTGGCTGGGCTTGCTTTTATGTTTTCATCCAGCATCATGCTACAGATCTTGGTATGTACTAAATATCAGGGTGGGAAATAAACTTTGTGATAGAATTATGTTGCTTGTTTATGTGGATAGTAACTCCAGTGCTATTGTAAATGATATGCTCTTATTTTACACTctactttgaattttattttccttgctGTGCTCAAAGAGCTCTGTCTCATTGATCTACTGGATCCTGCCAATTTCATCAAGAATAAACAGCAATTTGGTTGCCTAGGTATACATTTGCAAGGATTGTCTAATCCATCCTGCACTTAACTATGCCAGTCTTTTCATATTTATTAAGTCTTTTAAGTTCTTTGTGGTATTCTTTCCTTGGATCCTGCCAATTTGATCAAGAACAAACAGCAATTAGGTTGCCTAGGTATACATTGGCAAGGATTGTCTAGTCCATCCTGCACTTAACTATGTTAGTCTTTTCATTAAGTCTTTTAAGTTCTTTGTAGTATTCTTTCCTTGAGATGACATTGCTAATCATGTGCTATTGGGCATTGATAATGAAGAGccagtttgaggttttattCTGGTGATCTGTGTATAGAATGCTTTACAGGAATTTGTTGTGCCATGTTTTGGCAGAGAGAATCGGAATCAATTATTGAAGTTTAGTTTGGCAAATATGTGTTCGTAGATTAATTGCTCATGTGCTTCAAAAATGGATTAGCGATCCTTTCCCAATTTCCTTTAGCAGATAATTATGATGGTCAATGCTGTCATTTGTATATATTTGTGTCATTCCTCCCAATTTACAATAGCAGTAACTATACCGGTCGATAATGTCATGTGTATATATACTTGTGAATTCTTTCTGCCTTTGACGGTGTGGGTGTCAGTGGCTTCCATATTGGAAACACTTAGctagtgaaaaacatttttgtattttcttttgtccaTTTTCTTGGACCCCCAAGCATCTccagaactctctctctctccccccaaaaCAGTTTTGTGAAACCTGGGGAACAGCATTTTTGAGTTGTCCATAGAGGTTTGTGGGTCCTCTAGCTGTGAATATATGTTTCTCAAGACGTTCATGTGTGCATATCTTGCTGTTTGGCCCAACTGCTTGggattcatcttctttttccgtTTCAAGGAACTTCCACACTTCGCTTTTGTACATATGTTATACTTCAAAGTGCACCTCTAAATTGGTTCCTTACCAGGAAATCAGCTGAATTGAAACTTACTGTCACTCTATTAAGTGATTATCATAGATTGTTGTTCTTATGTTTGCTCTTTTTTGCTGACAAACAGGCCTGCGCATTGTACAATAATTGGTGGCCAATGCTATCAGGCAAGTGTTGATACTGCAAATTTATCATCCTTCAAACCTGATATTGTCTctggaaattactaacatgcTCATTGTTTCTTGTAGCTCTAATGTACGTCTTGGTGCCCATGCCTTGTCTATTTTTTGGAGGCGGGTCAACTCAGTTTTTGACCAGTCGAGATGGTGGAGGGTGGGTACTTTTAATCATTACgctttcttgctttctttattCTGGGTTAAGAGTTTCTAAACTTGTTGAAGAGTAGAAACTTACTGCCACCATGGTCCAACTTTCTGTACTGTCGTAAACAGATGAAGTTTGGCAACTATAAGTGGTGCTTGTGAGTCAGTACTCGTAATTATTTTCAGCCCTAAAGATCAAACCAAAGTTAGTTTGTTTCTAAGTTCATTTCTAGATTGAAAATTTTCTAGTGGCTGGAACTCTTCTTACTCATACCTTCTctaattgaagaaattttgatggTATGACTGTCATGCATTGCCATAATCTTCTCAAGTAAAGATCTTTAAATTACTCACACCTGTTGTCCTATCTTTTGTTGTAGCTCTATTAATGATTGAACTGAAACTAACAGCTCATGTAATTTGGCTTTTACAATGAAAAGGGATGTCAATGCCATTGGTGGTATCCGTATTATTTAACCCTATACAGTTGCATGGGTATATTTCCATAACTGTGAATTAATGTCCTGTCCCGGTAACATCTATCTTgccttaattctttcttttaaattttttatagctGGATTGATGCTGCTAAATTTTTGACTGGAGCATCGTCTGTTGGAAGCATAGCTATTCCTATAATCCTCAGACACGCGAATCTGATTAACACGGGAGCTATGTTCATCGAGTTCACATCTTTCTTCATATTTGTCTTCACGGTACTGTGCTTTCACCGGGCCAGCCTTGATGATGAGTGGTGATGAATCCTGATGCCAGATTGAATAGATCAAACGTGAGACTCTGATGTGCAGTTGGAAAGGAATACAAATACTATACCCTGTAAATCTTTGTTGGAATATGCTCAGTTGGCAAATTTGAACGATATAACTTTTGCTCGTGATGTgaacctcttttctttttctgtgtgTTCTAGTGATGTCGAGTTCTTTGCTTAAAGATTCTTCAACACCAAAATCAGAATAGTCATTTAGTGATTCTGTTTTGATTAGCATTGCTTGTTTCTCCGGAGTTCTTTTTTGTGAATGACAACAGCAAAGATGGAGCAACTGTTTGTTTGGGAAAATTGTTTGGTACTTCGAGCTTATGTTAGTTCACTTCAACTGAGTCATTAGATCCGGTGGGATCTACGCGAGATCCATGTTATCTAAACGGCTCATGAGGGGCTAATATAGGCCAGGAGCACCCAAAagcagcctctctctctctctctctctctctctcctcacttagTTGTCCTATATCGCTGATAAAGATTGTCAATGCCCTGGACTGAGAGGTCTTCTCTGTTAGCGTGTGATCAAGAAAGACAAAAGTATCCAAAGCATCAATAGTTTCTTCATGCGTTGAGCGAGCAAGACCCGGAGCGGCTAACGTGGTCACGGGAAAAGGTTGGTTGGACTCTCCTCGAATGGGCCCATGACTACAGATGGGGAGATACTCTGTGGTCCATGTCGGAAGAGCCCTAGTTCACTGTCAAGGCCGAAGAACCAGCTCGAGCGTGTTGGGGATAATCCTTCCCACGTCAGATAATTAGTGGAGGACTGGACAGTTTGATTGAATGTTTTCCTTGTCTCGGACTATGAGTGCCCGAACGATTGGTATCAAAACCTCCATTTGGGAAGAATTTCTTAGATCATTGGAGGTTTTGCCTGTGAATTGTCATCTCAATGAGTTTCTTAGAACATACCATGATGAAGGCCAGTGTCATGGTGTAGACTTGTGTTTTAGAGTTCTATATGTGTCATCATGGGCTATTGGTAATATTCACAAAATGAAGGTATCGGACTTCTATTGAGAGTCTCAGCAATATTTTGTCAATAACTGATGATATCTAAAATGTATGGATTGAGCATAAGAGATTATGGGTGAATGTGGACTAGTAAGGTGTTATTGGATTTGGTGCATGCTATCATAGTCTAGTCTAGATGTCACGATAGGTATTAGGTACTATGCTATACTGAGTGTTGCCATGTAAAGGAACAGGAAGGAAATTTTGGGTTGATTATTAGTGGTGCAAAAACATACTTGAATTAAAAGGGGAGCTAAACAAGAATTTAGGTGAGACCAGGATTCAACTGAACATGGCTTTGGATTTAGACAACCTCCCGACAGCCTAGGATAAAGGCATCAAGCCTATGTCAAATCTTCTTTATCGGATGGGAGTTTTCCTTAAAATATAGGTTGTATATTTGATTTGGCAAGAAGTGAAGCGATGAAATGAGAGATGTGTCTCAGTAAAAAGGAATGGAAGGATGACaggagaattataaaaaaagtcttaaacctattgcaattgtgccaattcagtcataaactttttttttttggccaatttagtcctagaccttttacaattgtgctaattcaatccattcagccaaaattggccagccaGCAACACTGACATGGACGCCGGCCGGGGACAGTTGGCCGGCGAACGCTAATGtagcaatttttaaatattttttattcttatttttcaaatttttgaattttttgtttgaatttttgagttttttccCACCTTCTTCTTTCTCGGCCGGATCGACGGTGAGggccggtgaggctcaccctcgccacCATTGgtgaaggcgagcctcgcccggcgacggcgaggccgccggtgAGGAATCGTCGCGATTTGGATGGCGAGGCTCCTCGCCATGgatgggcgaggccgagcctcgccagatttggcaacCTCTCACGCTTCTAGTCATCGGCGACCCAGGCCAGGGCCCTGCCACCCCCTTCAGACTCGTCCGTCGTCCGCACCCTCTTTGGGGACGCCCTTGAGATCTGGCGACGGTCCTCGCTAGTGGTTGGCGAGGCTGCTGttgttgggcgaggctcgccttcgctagTGGCTTGCGGGGGTGAGCCTTGCCAGTGGTCGGTGAGGCTaacctcgtcggccctcgcctctggccagccagaggaagaagaaggtggagaaaaaaaagaaaaaaagaagaaaaaaaattcaaaaaattcgaaaaaaataaaaaaaataaaaaaattgtcccaTCAGTGTTTGCTGGCTAGCTGTCCTCGACCAGCGTCCACGTCAATGCCaaccggctaattttggctggatggactgaattggcttaattgtaaaatgtttaggactaaattgacaaaaaaaaaaaatttagaactgaattagtataattgtaataggtttatgacttttctgGTAATTCTCCTGAAGGATGACCAATGTAGGTATCCCTTCTAGATGTCATTATAAGGGTCTCACATctataacataattttttttttttttaaatcatagcTACCTAGTACACTCGAAATCCAAAGGTCCAAAATTGACAAGTTTGTTATCGCAATCTTATATACATATGTTGGGAGCTAGGAAGTGGTAGCAATACCAACAATGTGACATGACTTAAATTTGCAACCTTGTACAAGATATCGTGATTATTATTGATGGGTTACCCTGCAGCCAAGATGCTTCACTAGAAAGAGAGTTGAGAGTTTTAGGATGTGCATGATAATCAtttgttttcctattttttttgtttctgcgaaaatgtttggaatagaaatttgttttgtAATGcaacttcttatttctatttttggaacaaattgtTAGTCCAAAAGtaagtttagaatagaaatgagaagtaaaaattttatactttttttttatttcttaaaaaatgataaataaaaactcttctcataACTCGGCCTCGCTATTAGCCACTTGCTTGAAAAGAAGACATCTGGTATtgttattaaattaatttctattcgGAGAAGCTGCCCTCCGTGAGGGAAGAGGGGAGGGAGGAGAAATTTGATATGGTTATTAAACGTGTATTTTTGTTAAGAAACTTGTTcagagaataagaaaaagaaatatctttttctgattagaaattgatttatggaacaaaatgattttcattcGTGCCTTTAATTTCTCCACCAACATTTGCCCTAACTTGTACCTACCAAAGAAGAAATCTGTCCTTCCCCTTGAATGATTATGACACTTTTTAGTGGCGTGTCGGACTAGGTAAAATGCAAGTCAACAGCTGAATGATTGTCACAAATACGTAATTGTTTACACTTGATGGTGGCAAGAATCAAATATATGTCATATGTCTTAGTTGATGTTAGCTTTTTGTTATGTTCAGCCAAAGAACAATCATGTAAAGTAGAACAATTCGATGTAAGTTTCCGGATTGATGAATGATGCTGagattttcattcttttttgcGCTCACAGGATACCGGTATATTTCGTCTTATTTTACAAGGAAAGGGACAAATGTGATGCACGTTCGTGGGACACACTCGGCatctatatataaatataaatatatattatatatatatgtatgtatgtatgtatgtatatataatagTTTGATTAGTCAAGAGTTAGAAACTTTCAACATCGAAAGACAACCAGTCCAAAGTCGGGACAAGAATAAATTAACCTAAGTTCTAAAAGAAGTAATTAATTAGTACAAgagataaatataatatatataaatatatatgaaaatgatgattttcattcttttttgcGCTCACAGGATACCGGTATATTTCGTCTTATTTGACGAGGAAAGGGACAAGTGTGATGCACGTTCGTGGGACACACTCggcatctatatatatatatatatatatatatatatatatgtatgtatgtatatataatagTTTGATTAGTCAAGAGTTAGAAACTTTCAACATCGAAAGACAACCAGTCCAAAGTCGGGACAAGAATAAATTAACCTAAGTTCTAAAAGAAGTAATTAATTAGTATAAgagataaatataatatatatatatgaaaatgatgGTTGCGAATATAATAATGGCATGACTCGCGAGAGCAAGTCAAGCCAATAATCTTGGCGGGGGGTCCTCTAGTCAAGTCTTTGCACTGCAATTGCAAGGAAACGTTCCCCCTCCTCATTTTCCACGACACTTCCCATCAATATGCATACCCGACAAGTTTGGATTTTATATGCATGTATCTCTCAGTTTAGTTGAATTTTGGCACGGAACTTGAAATATATGTGTATTAGATTGAAAACATCACTAATTTTCTCCAATCTCTAAGATGGAGAATTTCCTAGCTACTAGGAGCAATGTTTTGCGGGGTTTGGTTTTTCTTATTTAAGTGTTTCTTCTAATGAAATTCACGAGAAATTTTGAAAGcatggaaatgaaaatgatgTAAATATGAATCGTCAAGTTAAAAGTTCTCTTGCTAGAATGATTTTTTATGTGATAGAATAGTTTAAAAGTTTGGCGTACTAAGTAATTTGATGGTCTACAATTGCCTTTTAGATAAGTGGATTATTTTTAATGGTTACTAaacatttaatattttaatacgtTTACTTCTTAAATGAATCTTACTATACTTGTTTTTCATCTCACTAACTATTTAGACTATTCCATAGAGTTAGATCTTTGATAATTTAAGAAGGATCAATTACACACGTTGTTTGCATTCTCTCGTTCATGGAGAATCGAATCTCACATGTATATGGGGAGTTTAGGCAATAAGTGAGacaaccatatatatatatatatatatatgccatCTAATGAATTTTGACATATTTAAGTGTCATTCACCTTCAAGCCTTCTAGCAGAGTATGTTAGCAGAGTATGGAGTATGTTTTACTCGATTCATTTGTAGTTTAAAATATTCCAAgttttttaattagatttttgAAAAGCAGTTATGCACTCTTAAAATCTTTTGAACAAAAGTAGGTAACGACAACTGCTTTGAGTTATTGACTTGAGAAATGTAGACTTGAATTCAAAGGACTTCAAAATAGTTTAATCAAACATCAGAGCTTTCccatgaaagaaagaaatactTGGAATTGAGGGTCCAACACGACTTTCTAAACTTTTCCCAAAATAAAGTATAATttgcaccaaaaaaagaaatgagcaAGCGCTATATATTTCCCTGGATGAAGGTGATGCGTAGCTGTGAAGAAACTTACACAAAATAAAGTATAATttgccccaaaagaagaaatgagcaAGCGCTATATATTTCCCTGGATGAAGGTGATGCGTAGCTGTGAAGAAACTTACATGAAATTGTGACCTTATTGTGTCCAAATGCTCTGGAAGTGACAACCATGATTATAAGTTAGCTAGCT harbors:
- the LOC104447487 gene encoding vacuolar protein sorting-associated protein 55 homolog; this translates as MFSSSIMLQILACALYNNWWPMLSALMYVLVPMPCLFFGGGSTQFLTSRDGGGWIDAAKFLTGASSVGSIAIPIILRHANLINTGAMFIEFTSFFIFVFTVLCFHRASLDDEW